The proteins below come from a single Vitis vinifera cultivar Pinot Noir 40024 chromosome 9, ASM3070453v1 genomic window:
- the LOC100251584 gene encoding LOW QUALITY PROTEIN: AT-rich interactive domain-containing protein 4 (The sequence of the model RefSeq protein was modified relative to this genomic sequence to represent the inferred CDS: inserted 1 base in 1 codon) encodes MKLRMIDQDTLFLTLXSSGRLEVQTLTSPSPDEFRRVFESVQPNFVYFQGEQLQNDEVGSLVWGGVELSSAEDICGLFGSKLPTTVYLEIPNGEKLAEALHSKGIPYVIYWKNAFSCYAACHFRNALFSVVQSSSTHTWDAFQLAYASFRLYCVRNNHVLPANSHKVSGKLGPRLLGDPATIDVPPPEVDAGEDEEGSLGTLPAIKIYDDDVGIRFLVCGEPCMLDSCLFESLEDGLNALLSIEIRGSKLHNRVSAPPPPLQAGTFSRGVVTMRCDLSTCSSAHISLLVSGSAQTCFDDQLLENNIKKEVTEQSQLVHALPYSEGNKPPLSEPRRSASIACGAAVFEVCAKVPAWASQVLRQLAPDVSYRSLVALGIASIQGLAVASFEKDDANRLLFFCTRQGKYIHPNNFTPSRLPSWLKPPPPSRKRVEPSQDTSPGHHNGLVFANQATSRRIDKEDKKTGLVNGVTMPLLPAGQRLKVAAMRPIPHIRHHKMLPFSGISEADGHDGGQVKANLSVPPPTKHSIVGSTSAMHRKSFSSSYQAKQIISLNPLPLKKHGCGRSPIRVCSEEEFLKDVMQFLNLRGHTRLIPQGGLAEFPDAILNAKRLDLYNLYREVVSRGGFHVGNGINWKGQVFSKMRNHTVTNRMTGVGNTLKRHYETYLLEYELAHDDVDGECCLLCHSSAAGDWVNCGICGEWAHFGCDRRQGLGAFKDYAKTDGLEYICPQCSVTNFKKKANKAPNGFS; translated from the exons GTTCAAACGCTGACCAGTCCGAGTCCTGATGAGTTTCGTAGAGTTTTTGAATCAGTTCAGCCAAATTTTGTGTACTTTCAAGGAGAACAACTTCAGAATGATGAAGTTGGGTCTCTAGTATGGGGAGGTGTTGAGTTGTCCAGTGCAGAAGATATATGTGGGCTCTTTGGTTCCAAATTGCCAACCACT GTTTATCTTGAGATCCCAAATGGAGAAAAATTGGCAGAGGCACTTCACTCTAAG GGAATCCCATATGTGATATATTGGAAGAATGCATTTTCTTGTTATGCTGCTTGCCATTTTCGTAATGCATTATTTTCAGTGGTACAGAG CTCATCTACTCATACATGGGATGCTTTCCAACTTGCATATGCATCCTTTAGACTTTACTGTGTTCGCAATAACCATGTCCTTCCAGCCAACAGCCACAAAGTTAGTGGTAAGTTGGGTCCACGCCTTCTTGGGGACCCTGCAACAATTGATGTTCCTCCTCCTGAGGTAGATGCTGGGGAAGATGAAGAAGGCTCTCTGGGCACTCTTCCTGCTATAAAGATATATGATGATGATGTGGGCATTAGGTTTCTTGTTTGTGGAGAGCCATGCATGTTG gaTTCATGCTTATTCGAATCTTTAGAAGATGGTCTCAATGCCCTCTTGAGCATTGAA ATACGCGGGAGCAAACTTCATAACAGAGTTAG TGCCCCTCCACCACCTCTTCAGGCAGGGACGTTTTCTCGTGGTGTTGTGACCATGCGATGTGATTTATCCACCTGTAGTTCAGCTCATATCTCGCTTCTGGTCTCAGGTAGTGCACAAACTTGCTTTGATGATCAG CTCTTGGAGAATAATATAAAGAAGGAAGTCACTGAACAGAGTCAACTAGTTCATGCACTGCCATACTCTGAGGGAAACAAGCCACCTTTGTCTGAACCTCGGAGGTCTGCTTCAATTGCTTGTGGGGCAGCAGTATTTGAAGTTTGTGCCAAAGTTCCTGCTTGGGCTTCACAG GTTCTGAGGCAGCTCGCTCCAGATGTTTCCTATCGTAGTTTAGTTGCACTTGGCATTGCTAGCATTCAAGGATTGGCTGTTGCTTCTTTTGAGAAAGATGATGCCAATCGCCTTCTTTTCTTCTGTACAAGGCAGGGTAAATATATCCATCCTAACAATTTTACTCCCAGCAGGCTTCCAAGCTGGTTGAAACCACCTCCTCCTAGTAGAAAGAGAGTTGAACCATCCCAGGACACAAGTCCTGGACATCATAATGGTCTCGTGTTTGCAAATCAAGCTACTTCTAGAAGGATAgacaaagaagacaaaaaaactGGATTAGTGAATGGTGTGACCATGCCTCTACTACCTGCTGGGCAGAGACTGAAAGTTGCTGCAATGAGGCCTATTCCTCATATTCGTCACCATAAAATGTTGCCCTTTTCTGGAATTTCTGAGGCAGATGGGCATGATGGAGGCCAAGTTAAGGCTAACTTGTCAGTGCCCCCCCCTACGAAGCATAGTATTGTAGGATCAACTTCTGCAATGCATCGAAAATCATTTTCAAGCTCATATCAAGCGAAGCAGATAATTTCCTTGAATCCCCTGCCTTTGAAGAAACATGGTTGTGGCAGAAGCCCTATACGGGTTTGCTCTGAG GAGGAGTTTCTAAAGGATGTGATGCAGTTTTTAAACCTTCGTGGACACACTCGTCTCATTCCTCAAGGAGGACTTGCCGAGTTCCCTGATGCTATTCTCAATGCAAAGCGTCTTGACCTCTATAACTTGTATAGGGAG GTGGTTTCAAGAGGTGGCTTTCATGTTGGCAATGGCATCAACTGGAAAGGACAGGTGTTCTCCAAGATGCGCAATCACACGGTCACTAACCGAATGACT GGTGTCGGGAATACACTGAAGAGACATTATGAAACTTACCTTTTAGAATATGAATTAGCACATGACGATGTAGATGGAGAGTGCTGCTTGTTGTGTCACAG TAGTGCAGCAGGGGATTGGGTGAACTGTGGCATTTGTGGTGAGTGGGCCCACTTTGGCTGTGATAGAAGGCAGGGCCTTGGTGCCTTCAAG GATTATGCAAAAACAGATGGGCTAGAATACATTTGTCCACAATGCAGCGTTACAAATTTTAAGAAGAAAGCGAATAAAGCCCCAAATGGTTTCTCCTGA
- the LOC100852502 gene encoding subtilisin-like protease SBT1.5 — MAISPLLFLSLFFFFSFLPFLPFYSASASALHRTYIVFVQHDAKPSVFPTHKHWYDSSLRSLSSTIQTTSHSETSRILHTYETVFHGFSAKLSPLEADQLQKVSGIVGVIPEQVRELQTTRSPQFLGLKTTDSAGLLKESDFGSDLVIGVIDTGIWPERQSFNDRNLGPVPAKWKGECVGGKDFPATSCNRKLIGARFFCGGYEATNGKMNETLESRSPRDSDGHGTHTASIAAGRYVFPASTLGYARGVAAGMAPKARLAAYKVCWNAGCYDSDILAAFDAAVADGADVVSLSVGGVVVPYYLDSIAIGAFGASDHGVFVSASAGNGGPGGLTVTNVAPWVTTVGAGTMDRDFPANVKLGNGKLIPGVSVYGGPGLAPGRLYPLIYAGSVGGDGYSSSLCLEGSLDPSFVKGKIVLCDRGINSRATKGEVVRKAGGIGMILANGVFDGEGLVADCHVLPATAIGASGGDEIRKYITVASKSKSPPTATIIFRGTRLGVRPAPVVASFSARGPNPESPEILKPDVIAPGLNILAAWPDRVGPSGIPSDKRRTEFNILSGTSMACPHISGLAALLKAAHPEWSPAAIRSALMTTAYTEDNRGETMLDEATGNTSTVMDFGAGHVHPQKAMDPGLIYDLTSNDYIDFLCNSNYTVTNIQMITRKMADCSKARKAGHVGNLNYPSMSAVFQQYGKHKFSTHFIRTVTNVGDPNSVYQVTVKPPTGTLVTVQPEKLVFRRLGQKLNFLVRVEAMAVKLSPGSTSIKSGSIVWADGKHTVTSPIVVTLEQPL; from the coding sequence ATGGCCATCTCTCCACTTCTCTTCCTCtccttattcttcttcttctcatttCTCCCATTCCTTCCTTTCTATTCAGCTTCAGCCTCAGCTCTTCATAGGACTTACATTGTCTTCGTCCAACACGACGCCAAGCCCTCTGTTTTCCCAACCCACAAGCACTGGTACGACTCGTCCCTCAGATCCCTATCCTCCACCATTCAAACCACGTCTCATTCCGAAACTAGTAGGATTCTCCACACCTACGAGACTGTGTTTCATGGGTTTTCTGCAAAGCTATCTCCTTTGGAGGCTGACCAGCTCCAAAAGGTGTCTGGTATTGTTGGGGTTATTCCTGAGCAGGTCAGGGAATTGCAGACCACTAGGTCTCCTCAGTTTCTGGGGTTGAAGACGACGGATAGTGCTGGGTTGTTGAAGGAGTCTGATTTTGGGTCCGATCTGGTGATCGGAGTTATTGATACTGGGATCTGGCCGGAGAGGCAGAGTTTCAATGACAGAAATTTGGGTCCAGTTCCGGCGAAGTGGAAGGGGGAGTGTGTGGGTGGGAAGGATTTTCCGGCTACTTCGTGTAACCGGAAGTTGATCGGAGCGAGGTTCTTTTGTGGTGGGTACGAGGCTACAAATGGTAAGATGAACGAAACGTTGGAGTCCCGTTCGCCGCGGGACTCCGACGGGCACGGTACCCACACTGCGTCGATCGCCGCCGGGAGGTACGTGTTTCCGGCCTCCACTCTCGGCTACGCTCGTGGCGTCGCGGCGGGGATGGCTCCCAAAGCCCGCCTCGCCGCTTACAAGGTTTGCTGGAATGCTGGCTGCTACGACTCCGACATTCTCGCTGCGTTCGACGCCGCCGTCGCCGACGGAGCCGACGTCGTGTCCCTCAGCGTTGGTGGCGTCGTAGTCCCCTACTACCTCGATTCTATCGCCATCGGCGCCTTCGGAGCTTCCGACCACGGAGTGTTCGTTTCCGCCTCCGCCGGCAATGGAGGCCCCGGCGGCCTCACCGTCACTAATGTCGCACCCTGGGTCACAACCGTCGGCGCCGGAACAATGGATCGTGATTTCCCCGCCAACGTAAAGCTCGGAAACGGAAAGTTGATTCCGGGCGTAAGCGTCTATGGCGGACCTGGGTTGGCCCCTGGGCGGCTCTATCCTCTGATATACGCTGGAAGTGTAGGTGGCGATGGATACTCATCATCACTCTGCTTGGAAGGATCCTTAGATCCCAGTTTCGTAAAAGGAAAAATCGTATTATGTGACAGAGGAATCAATTCAAGAGCTACCAAAGGTGAAGTTGTGAGAAAAGCTGGTGGAATTGGAATGATACTCGCTAATGGTGTGTTCGACGGCGAAGGCCTGGTGGCTGACTGCCATGTCTTGCCGGCCACCGCCATCGGAGCATCCGGAGGTGATGAGATTCGGAAGTACATCACAGTGGCTTCCAAATCCAAGTCACCGCCCACCGCCACCATAATTTTTCGGGGAACCAGGCTAGGGGTCCGTCCAGCCCCTGTCGTGGCCTCATTCTCCGCCCGTGGCCCCAATCCAGAGTCACCGGAGATACTCAAGCCCGATGTCATTGCTCCAGGGCTGAACATCCTCGCAGCCTGGCCCGACCGAGTTGGCCCATCTGGGATTCCGTCTGACAAGCGCAGAACAGAGTTTAACATACTCTCTGGTACATCAATGGCGTGCCCACATATATCTGGTCTAGCTGCATTGCTGAAGGCTGCCCACCCAGAATGGAGCCCGGCAGCAATTCGATCAGCCTTGATGACAACCGCATACACAGAAGATAACCGGGGCGAGACAATGTTGGATGAAGCCACAGGGAATACCTCAACTGTAATGGATTTTGGAGCAGGCCATGTTCATCCTCAAAAGGCCATGGACCCTGGCCTAATCTATGACTTAACCTCCAATGATTACATCGACTTCCTCTGTAACTCAAATTACACTGTCACCAACATTCAGATGATCACCAGGAAGATGGCGGATTGCAGCAAGGCAAGGAAGGCCGGCCATGTTGGGAACTTGAATTATCCATCCATGTCTGCTGTTTTCCAGCAATATGGAAAGCACAAGTTCTCGACTCATTTCATACGAACCGTGACCAATGTTGGGGACCCCAATTCAGTATACCAAGTGACAGTGAAGCCCCCCACTGGAACACTGGTGACTGTACAGCCGGAAAAGCTTGTGTTCAGGAGGTTGGGGCAGAAGCTGAACTTCCTGGTGAGGGTGGAAGCCATGGCAGTTAAGCTCTCACCAGGAAGCACTAGTATAAAGAGTGGCTCTATAGTATGGGCAGATGGGAAGCACACTGTCACTAGTCCCATAGTTGTGACACTGGAGCAACCTCTGtag
- the LOC132254245 gene encoding uncharacterized protein LOC132254245 isoform X1: MECPYQGPFQKLICKKHSPESSTKAISYCDATIYVQWCRVISCGPLLLCIIPVSSTFNSWKMTSILLHCMYCVVGSIITLYLGFSCCFLIHRFVQKFTQYIILCCHSTFGVFVLIARSNSF, encoded by the exons ATGGAATGCCCTTATCAAGGTCCTT TTCAAAAACTCATCTGCAAGAAGCATTCACCTGAATCATCCACCAAGGCAATTTCATACTGTGATGCAACCATCTATGTTCAGTGGTGTAGAGTG ATATCTTGTGGTCCTCTTCTTCTCTGTATCATCCCTGTATCCTCCACCTTTAACTCATGGAAAATGACAAGCATCCTCCTTCATTGCATGTACTGTGTTGTTGGCAGCATTATAACTCTGTACTTGGGTTTCTCTTGCTGTTTTCTCATCCATCGCTTTGTCCAGAAATTTACGCAGTATATAATTCTCTGCTGTCACTCAACTTTTGGTGTTTTTGTACTAATAGCTAGAAGCAATTCATTCTAG
- the LOC132254245 gene encoding uncharacterized protein LOC132254245 isoform X2, giving the protein MECPYQVQKLICKKHSPESSTKAISYCDATIYVQWCRVISCGPLLLCIIPVSSTFNSWKMTSILLHCMYCVVGSIITLYLGFSCCFLIHRFVQKFTQYIILCCHSTFGVFVLIARSNSF; this is encoded by the exons ATGGAATGCCCTTATCAAG TTCAAAAACTCATCTGCAAGAAGCATTCACCTGAATCATCCACCAAGGCAATTTCATACTGTGATGCAACCATCTATGTTCAGTGGTGTAGAGTG ATATCTTGTGGTCCTCTTCTTCTCTGTATCATCCCTGTATCCTCCACCTTTAACTCATGGAAAATGACAAGCATCCTCCTTCATTGCATGTACTGTGTTGTTGGCAGCATTATAACTCTGTACTTGGGTTTCTCTTGCTGTTTTCTCATCCATCGCTTTGTCCAGAAATTTACGCAGTATATAATTCTCTGCTGTCACTCAACTTTTGGTGTTTTTGTACTAATAGCTAGAAGCAATTCATTCTAG